In Pseudobdellovibrionaceae bacterium, the following proteins share a genomic window:
- a CDS encoding HlyD family efflux transporter periplasmic adaptor subunit, with protein MKFKSIWQSTRDFTEVNRKLVIAFVVCLLGVFLLQFYVTRPTLEILGIADSKETAIAYESAVVVKRIFVLPGQKVIKGQRLVEVEQNEINLKLAELETQLDTLKSQKELRDVLVSSLQDRKPRKVKGKKGKKGKAVREAPSPTSSPMDEEIIGLEKQIDQIKKQKEMAVRYANHDGVVAAVNFKAHESVAPFQPILTLTTHVPNLVYGFVNENRHSQLHVGDWVQVEAASGEPRRVRGEIVSLGSRITPFPERLQSPLGNLYWGREVVVALPDSNEFLMAEKVRIKLGYGSAKIESGERIDYALRTGGEVDGGSTEECMGPRVGLKSDGRLTPMLETKVCQTK; from the coding sequence ATGAAGTTTAAGAGCATTTGGCAAAGCACCAGGGATTTTACCGAGGTCAATCGCAAGTTGGTGATTGCCTTCGTGGTGTGTTTGCTCGGAGTCTTTCTTCTGCAGTTTTACGTGACCCGGCCGACCCTGGAGATTCTCGGCATTGCCGACTCCAAAGAGACAGCGATCGCCTATGAGTCCGCTGTGGTGGTGAAGCGCATATTTGTTTTACCGGGTCAAAAAGTCATCAAAGGCCAGCGTTTAGTAGAGGTGGAGCAGAATGAAATCAACCTCAAGCTGGCTGAGCTTGAAACTCAATTGGATACATTGAAGTCACAAAAAGAGCTAAGGGATGTGCTTGTTTCCAGTCTTCAGGACAGGAAACCGAGGAAAGTAAAGGGGAAGAAAGGGAAGAAGGGGAAAGCGGTACGTGAGGCGCCGTCTCCCACCTCCTCACCCATGGATGAGGAGATCATTGGTCTGGAAAAGCAGATTGACCAGATCAAAAAACAAAAGGAGATGGCTGTCCGCTACGCCAATCATGATGGCGTAGTGGCAGCTGTCAATTTTAAAGCACATGAGTCTGTGGCCCCCTTTCAACCCATATTGACCCTCACCACCCATGTTCCCAATCTTGTCTATGGCTTTGTAAACGAAAACCGGCATTCACAACTTCACGTCGGGGACTGGGTCCAGGTGGAGGCTGCCTCCGGCGAACCCCGCCGGGTGAGGGGTGAGATTGTTTCCCTGGGAAGTCGAATCACCCCATTCCCGGAGCGCCTACAGAGTCCTTTAGGGAATCTCTATTGGGGGCGTGAAGTGGTGGTGGCCCTGCCGGATTCCAATGAGTTTTTGATGGCCGAGAAGGTAAGAATCAAACTGGGTTATGGCTCAGCGAAGATTGAATCGGGGGAGCGCATCGACTACGCCCTGAGAACAGGTGGGGAAGTCGATGGCGGTTCTACAGAAGAATGCATGGGCCCTCGGGTGGGGCTAAAAAGTGATGGTCGTCTCACGCCTATGTTGGAGACGAAGGTATGCCAAACCAAGTAA
- a CDS encoding DUF4956 domain-containing protein, translating to MLDHTVIKSTLLNASLIDILYACMLAFLFGVTIALTYVRTFSGLTYSRAFIQAVIFAPLLTSVAMQAIGDSMARGLGMMGAFSLLRFRTNIKDSRDMMFMFAALASGLACGVYAYQIALVAVVFFCLAVFVVHNIPFSVEADYDAVLRLQVANQPESQKLIDLVLAKYARRFSILSLKDAAQGQRLDLSYQLRMKDSGVQSLIISDLSKINSARDIHLFMQDKAHEV from the coding sequence ATGCTCGATCACACAGTGATCAAGTCGACACTATTAAATGCGAGTCTGATCGACATACTTTATGCCTGTATGTTGGCCTTCTTGTTTGGCGTGACCATCGCTCTCACCTATGTGCGGACTTTTAGCGGTCTCACCTACTCGCGGGCATTTATCCAGGCGGTGATATTTGCACCTTTGCTGACATCCGTTGCGATGCAGGCCATTGGCGACAGCATGGCCCGTGGTTTGGGCATGATGGGGGCCTTTTCGCTGCTCCGATTTCGCACTAATATTAAGGATTCACGGGACATGATGTTTATGTTTGCCGCATTGGCTTCGGGCCTGGCCTGTGGTGTTTACGCCTATCAGATTGCCTTAGTGGCCGTGGTCTTCTTTTGTCTTGCGGTTTTTGTGGTTCACAACATCCCCTTTAGTGTGGAGGCCGATTACGATGCCGTGTTAAGGCTTCAGGTCGCCAATCAACCAGAAAGCCAAAAACTCATCGACCTGGTGTTGGCCAAGTATGCCCGGCGCTTTTCCATTCTTTCTCTTAAGGACGCGGCCCAGGGGCAACGACTGGATTTATCCTATCAGCTCCGAATGAAAGATTCTGGGGTGCAAAGCTTAATTATTAGTGACCTGTCTAAAATCAACTCCGCTCGGGACATACACCTTTTTATGCAGGACAAAGCTCATGAAGTTTAA
- a CDS encoding multicopper oxidase domain-containing protein: MAKKEFSASRRELVKTMGVVGAGGLMAGFPITAQAFSWMDRVSSRKPLAAVDVELELEAVPAQFEIFSGQNTAIFQYRGRVLTGSAGTLVHNANSYLGPTIRVTKGQRVRIHFKNNLPEATIVHWHGLDVPADMDGHPQSAQEPGGTYLYEFTVANRAGLYWYHPHPHGRTGIQVYQGLAGLFIVEDPEEKALGLPNGKQEHIVVLQDRRFSADKQFEYIQSGHDRMMGLWGDTYLINGALQSPRSMTTGSQRIRVLNGSNARIYKLQWSHGANLTVIGTDGGLLDGPQSMAEILMAPGERLDLWLDVDPTLIGQTIVLKNLIVPQGEPPENLVTFQIVEEVGPQLTLPSRLSELSALREEDAVNFGNPKRFTLEPTRSVGWSIDGLGYEMGKVRPKETIQMGTMEIWEFHNPTGMPHPMHIHGSQFQILGRERSHPAIVDRGWKDVVLVLGGDTVRVLKRFDHHKGLFVFHCHNLEHEDMSMMRDYLVV, translated from the coding sequence ATGGCAAAAAAGGAATTTAGCGCCTCAAGGCGCGAGCTAGTAAAAACAATGGGTGTGGTTGGTGCCGGTGGGCTGATGGCTGGATTTCCCATTACGGCCCAAGCGTTTTCTTGGATGGATCGAGTTTCAAGTCGCAAGCCTCTCGCCGCAGTGGATGTGGAGCTAGAGCTTGAAGCGGTTCCGGCCCAATTTGAAATCTTCAGTGGTCAGAACACGGCGATCTTTCAATACCGTGGACGGGTACTGACTGGTTCGGCAGGAACCCTTGTTCACAATGCAAATAGCTATTTGGGGCCAACGATTCGCGTGACCAAAGGTCAACGGGTGCGGATTCATTTTAAGAACAATCTGCCCGAAGCGACGATTGTTCACTGGCATGGTCTCGACGTGCCGGCTGATATGGACGGCCACCCCCAAAGTGCCCAAGAGCCTGGTGGAACTTACCTGTATGAGTTTACCGTCGCGAACCGAGCCGGACTCTATTGGTACCACCCTCATCCCCATGGTCGCACAGGCATTCAGGTCTATCAGGGATTGGCAGGTCTTTTTATTGTCGAGGATCCGGAAGAAAAGGCTTTGGGGCTTCCCAACGGAAAGCAAGAGCACATTGTTGTTCTGCAGGATCGAAGGTTTTCCGCAGACAAACAGTTTGAATACATCCAGAGTGGGCATGATCGCATGATGGGATTGTGGGGTGACACCTATTTGATCAATGGTGCCCTGCAAAGTCCACGTAGCATGACGACTGGCAGTCAGCGCATTCGTGTCCTCAATGGGTCTAATGCCCGCATATACAAACTGCAGTGGAGTCATGGTGCTAATTTGACGGTGATTGGCACGGACGGGGGACTGCTGGACGGGCCTCAATCGATGGCCGAAATCCTTATGGCGCCGGGCGAGCGTTTGGATTTGTGGTTGGATGTGGATCCGACGCTGATTGGTCAAACGATTGTACTGAAGAATCTTATTGTTCCCCAGGGAGAGCCGCCAGAGAATCTGGTGACTTTCCAAATTGTCGAAGAGGTAGGGCCTCAACTCACTTTGCCGAGTCGTTTGTCGGAGCTTTCCGCGTTAAGGGAAGAGGACGCGGTCAACTTTGGCAATCCAAAGCGCTTCACACTGGAGCCAACAAGAAGTGTGGGCTGGTCCATTGATGGTTTAGGATATGAAATGGGGAAGGTCAGACCTAAAGAGACCATTCAAATGGGCACCATGGAAATCTGGGAGTTCCACAATCCCACTGGTATGCCTCATCCCATGCACATTCATGGCTCTCAATTTCAGATATTGGGCCGCGAGCGGAGCCACCCGGCCATCGTGGACCGAGGATGGAAGGACGTCGTCCTAGTATTGGGTGGCGACACGGTTCGTGTCCTCAAGCGCTTTGATCATCACAAGGGCTTGTTTGTCTTTCACTGCCATAACCTGGAGCACGAAGACATGAGCATGATGAGAGATTACCTCGTGGTGTAG
- the ahpF gene encoding alkyl hydroperoxide reductase subunit F: protein MLDNQMLEQLKQVFAKLENKVELVYESSAHEKQSELVDMLTAVAGTSDLISAKASDVKSRLPQFSVHYKGQPTGVSFVGIPGGHEFTSLILAILNVDGKGKLPDPQMINRIKKIKGPIEIKTYISLSCENCPDVVQALNLMAYFHPNMKHQMIDGGLDQEEIQRLGIQGVPSVVSGDKLISVGKAGFLDLLQSLEETYGSDQAGSGEPVDLGEFDVVVIGAGPAGASSAIYSARKGLKTAVIAEKFGGQVQDTKGIENLISVPYTEGPQLAAQLATHMKEYDIQLLEHRRVQSVADEGKKLIKLDSGEFLKTKSLIVATGAKWRELGIPGEKEYIGRGVAFCPHCDGPFYKGKDVAVIGGGNSGVEAAIDLAGIVKSVVLIEFAPELKADEVLVRKLQSLPNVTVIKNARTSQVVGNGEKVVGLEYEERATEEIKRVELNGVFVQIGLIPNSAFIKDRVETNKFGEIMIDEKCRTSTPGIYAAGDVTTVPFKQIVIAMGEGAKAALTAFEDQMVS from the coding sequence ATGTTGGACAATCAGATGCTCGAACAACTCAAACAGGTCTTTGCCAAATTAGAGAACAAGGTGGAATTGGTCTATGAATCATCGGCTCACGAAAAACAGTCCGAGCTAGTGGATATGCTGACGGCGGTCGCCGGGACCTCAGATTTGATTTCGGCCAAGGCCTCAGATGTGAAGAGCCGTCTTCCTCAATTTAGTGTCCACTACAAGGGCCAGCCAACCGGAGTTTCCTTTGTCGGGATTCCCGGAGGGCACGAGTTCACTTCGTTGATCCTGGCGATTCTTAATGTGGACGGCAAAGGCAAACTGCCTGATCCTCAGATGATCAATCGGATTAAAAAAATCAAGGGACCGATTGAGATCAAAACTTATATTTCTCTTTCCTGTGAGAACTGCCCGGATGTGGTTCAGGCTTTGAACCTAATGGCTTACTTTCACCCCAACATGAAGCACCAAATGATTGATGGGGGCTTAGACCAGGAGGAGATCCAGAGGTTGGGAATTCAAGGTGTGCCCAGCGTGGTCAGCGGAGACAAGCTGATCAGTGTGGGGAAAGCCGGATTTCTTGATCTTCTGCAAAGCCTTGAGGAAACCTACGGCTCAGACCAAGCAGGTTCCGGGGAGCCAGTGGATCTGGGAGAATTTGATGTGGTCGTCATCGGCGCCGGCCCTGCCGGAGCCTCCTCGGCCATTTACTCAGCCCGCAAGGGTTTAAAGACCGCGGTGATTGCAGAAAAGTTTGGCGGTCAGGTTCAAGACACCAAGGGAATTGAAAACCTGATTTCAGTTCCTTATACGGAAGGCCCTCAGTTGGCGGCTCAACTGGCAACCCACATGAAGGAATACGACATCCAGCTATTAGAACACCGCCGGGTTCAGTCCGTTGCCGACGAGGGGAAAAAATTGATTAAGCTGGATTCAGGAGAGTTTCTTAAGACCAAATCCCTGATCGTCGCAACTGGCGCAAAATGGCGGGAGTTGGGCATACCAGGTGAAAAAGAATACATTGGCCGGGGAGTGGCCTTTTGTCCTCACTGTGACGGCCCCTTTTACAAGGGCAAAGATGTGGCGGTGATCGGTGGCGGCAACTCAGGAGTTGAGGCGGCGATTGATCTGGCAGGCATTGTGAAATCCGTTGTTTTAATTGAGTTTGCGCCGGAATTGAAGGCCGATGAAGTACTGGTTAGAAAACTTCAGTCCCTGCCTAATGTGACCGTGATCAAAAACGCCCGCACCAGCCAGGTTGTGGGTAATGGGGAAAAAGTTGTCGGTCTTGAGTATGAAGAACGCGCCACAGAGGAAATCAAAAGAGTGGAGCTCAATGGTGTCTTTGTGCAAATAGGCCTGATCCCCAACAGTGCTTTCATCAAAGACCGGGTGGAAACCAACAAGTTTGGCGAAATCATGATTGATGAAAAGTGTCGCACCAGCACACCAGGCATCTATGCTGCGGGCGACGTGACCACGGTTCCCTTTAAGCAAATCGTCATTGCCATGGGTGAGGGGGCCAAAGCAGCCCTTACGGCCTTTGAAGATCAGATGGTTTCCTGA
- the ahpC gene encoding peroxiredoxin, with amino-acid sequence MQTLINTKLPEFKVQSYHNNDFKTVTHNDFNGKWSILFFYPADFTFVCPTELGDMADKYAEFQKMGVEVYAVSTDTHFSHKAWHDTSDTVGKIKYHMLADPTGHLSRAFGVYIEEAGLAYRGTFLINPEGQIKLAEVQDNGIGRNADELMRKVQAAQFIAKNPKEVCPAKWKPGADTLKPGLDLVGKI; translated from the coding sequence ATGCAAACGTTAATTAACACCAAGCTGCCTGAGTTTAAGGTTCAGTCTTATCACAACAACGACTTTAAAACTGTGACTCACAATGATTTCAACGGCAAGTGGTCCATTCTGTTCTTCTACCCTGCGGACTTTACTTTTGTATGTCCTACAGAGTTGGGAGACATGGCCGATAAGTATGCCGAATTCCAAAAAATGGGAGTCGAGGTCTACGCGGTGAGCACAGACACTCACTTTAGCCACAAGGCTTGGCACGACACTTCTGATACAGTTGGTAAGATCAAGTACCACATGTTGGCTGACCCCACCGGTCACCTGTCCCGCGCCTTTGGCGTGTACATTGAAGAGGCGGGTCTTGCCTACCGTGGAACTTTCCTGATCAACCCAGAAGGTCAGATTAAGCTGGCTGAAGTTCAGGATAACGGCATTGGCCGCAATGCGGATGAGCTGATGCGCAAAGTGCAAGCGGCTCAGTTTATCGCCAAAAACCCCAAGGAAGTCTGCCCCGCAAAGTGGAAGCCGGGTGCAGATACTTTGAAGCCAGGCTTGGATCTCGTCGGTAAGATCTAA
- a CDS encoding hydrogen peroxide-inducible genes activator, protein MPTITQLEYLLAVDKERHFGKAARECNVSQPSLSTQIHKLEEELETVIFDRSKKPIIATETGKEIIDQAKLVLKEHRKLGSIASLGQREPKGEFHLAVIPTLAPYLIPLFIGEFSEENPKVKLKVNEHKTDDIIKLLVNDEIDAALLVTPLGDDRLIERHLYFEPFYAYISEGHRLAKKKQISESDLDEEDLWLLEEGHCFRDQVLRVCSLDKKNRVLPNVEFESGNLETLKNLIKKNSGYTLLPQMAVDDLPKDEAGLHVRRFVKPVPTREVSLVYSRTFLKEAIIDAMEKMILKNLPRNIRSLKKQDVEIIDI, encoded by the coding sequence ATGCCGACGATCACACAGTTGGAGTATTTGCTGGCGGTGGACAAGGAGCGCCACTTTGGCAAGGCGGCGCGAGAGTGCAATGTCTCCCAGCCATCTCTCTCCACTCAAATCCACAAGCTTGAAGAAGAGTTGGAGACGGTGATTTTTGACCGCTCCAAAAAACCCATCATCGCCACTGAAACTGGTAAAGAGATCATCGATCAGGCCAAGCTGGTGTTAAAAGAGCACCGCAAACTAGGCTCGATTGCCAGCCTCGGACAGAGGGAGCCCAAAGGGGAATTTCATTTGGCTGTGATTCCCACCCTTGCTCCTTATCTCATCCCCTTGTTTATTGGTGAGTTCTCTGAGGAAAATCCCAAGGTCAAGCTTAAGGTCAACGAGCACAAGACCGACGATATCATCAAGCTCCTCGTCAATGACGAAATCGACGCCGCTCTTTTGGTGACACCACTGGGTGATGATCGATTGATTGAGCGGCATCTCTATTTTGAGCCTTTTTATGCCTACATCTCCGAGGGGCACCGACTGGCCAAGAAAAAACAGATTTCGGAAAGCGACTTGGATGAAGAGGATCTATGGCTTTTAGAAGAAGGCCATTGTTTTCGCGATCAGGTTTTGAGGGTCTGTTCCCTCGACAAGAAGAACCGAGTCTTGCCTAATGTGGAATTCGAGAGTGGAAATCTGGAAACTCTGAAGAACCTGATAAAGAAAAACTCCGGGTACACGCTGTTGCCACAAATGGCTGTGGACGATTTGCCTAAAGATGAGGCAGGTCTCCATGTGAGAAGGTTTGTTAAACCCGTGCCCACCCGGGAAGTGAGTTTGGTGTATAGTCGGACCTTTCTCAAGGAAGCCATTATCGATGCCATGGAAAAGATGATCCTCAAGAACCTGCCTCGGAACATCCGCTCCTTAAAGAAGCAAGATGTTGAAATTATTGATATATAA
- a CDS encoding transglycosylase domain-containing protein, which produces MAKNGRVKTNYKQLWQDGVAKAKYIALSPWRLFKFLCFSVGLTVIVLFSGVGTGTYFFLEGIPHIEKYGFGKYQEIATQKVLRRLPKGKKDLTWVPFEKINRDLAYAIVMSEDAQFFDHDGINYDAILRAMAQNWKNKKIVSGASTITQQVVKNLFLQSNRSLLRKVEEAILSERIESTLPKNKILEIYLNMAEFGPNIFGIHAASQYYFGKPPKEIDAYEGAVLALMLPSPRRNHHRIYIKQNLSAKRVQKIKRILRSMLWAEFISPEEYKKHLRRKNPFPKRATASQ; this is translated from the coding sequence ATGGCAAAGAACGGTCGAGTAAAAACCAACTATAAGCAACTGTGGCAGGATGGAGTGGCGAAAGCCAAATACATCGCCCTTAGTCCCTGGCGGTTGTTTAAGTTTCTTTGTTTCTCAGTCGGTCTGACGGTGATCGTCCTGTTTTCTGGTGTTGGCACAGGAACTTACTTTTTCCTAGAGGGCATTCCCCACATTGAGAAATATGGGTTTGGGAAATACCAGGAAATAGCCACGCAAAAGGTTCTTAGGCGTCTGCCCAAGGGAAAGAAGGATTTGACCTGGGTGCCCTTTGAAAAAATCAACCGGGACCTGGCTTACGCCATTGTCATGAGCGAGGACGCCCAGTTCTTTGATCACGACGGCATCAACTACGATGCGATTCTGAGGGCTATGGCACAAAACTGGAAGAACAAAAAAATTGTCAGTGGAGCCAGCACCATCACCCAGCAGGTGGTGAAAAATCTGTTTCTTCAGTCCAATCGTTCGCTGTTGCGCAAGGTGGAGGAGGCGATTCTGTCGGAGCGAATTGAATCGACGCTGCCCAAGAACAAGATCCTAGAGATTTATCTAAACATGGCAGAATTTGGTCCCAACATTTTCGGCATCCACGCAGCCAGCCAGTACTACTTTGGCAAACCCCCCAAAGAAATCGATGCCTATGAGGGAGCCGTGCTGGCCCTGATGCTCCCTTCTCCGCGCCGAAATCACCATCGGATCTACATCAAACAAAACCTCAGCGCCAAAAGAGTGCAAAAGATTAAGCGCATCCTTCGCTCCATGCTCTGGGCCGAGTTCATTTCCCCTGAAGAATACAAGAAGCACCTGAGGCGCAAAAACCCCTTCCCCAAGCGAGCCACCGCTTCTCAATAG
- a CDS encoding ATP-binding protein, translating to MAHAFIHLTNNFVPNADVRLRLAIVGAPGSGKSTLAAGLLYFSKLFFFRTDAVPEVAKWHYYKGSDFKAPDFEIKKFWEQKELEEIYPDELNILICEAPLIMSAIYSSYYLGDDSPVAQELFQLADKHKDRYTHYILSRKLVRFEEFGRNESQEQADSLHHKTVETLERLGLNYIVVNRYDDHIPLQILSMVGAVSPEREVEKGKGLAFEAPHLDV from the coding sequence ATGGCCCATGCGTTTATTCATCTCACTAATAATTTTGTTCCCAATGCCGATGTTCGTTTGCGATTGGCTATTGTCGGTGCGCCTGGGTCGGGTAAGTCCACCCTGGCGGCGGGTCTTCTTTATTTTAGTAAGTTGTTTTTCTTTCGTACCGATGCCGTGCCAGAGGTGGCGAAGTGGCATTACTATAAGGGATCTGATTTTAAAGCACCTGATTTTGAGATCAAAAAGTTTTGGGAACAGAAAGAACTGGAAGAAATTTATCCAGACGAGTTGAATATTCTGATTTGTGAAGCTCCGCTTATTATGAGCGCCATTTATTCCAGTTACTATCTTGGTGACGACAGCCCGGTGGCTCAGGAGTTGTTCCAGCTGGCCGACAAACACAAGGACCGCTACACTCATTATATTCTTTCACGAAAACTGGTGCGCTTTGAAGAATTTGGGCGCAACGAAAGCCAGGAGCAGGCTGATAGCCTCCATCATAAAACCGTTGAAACTCTGGAACGTCTGGGCCTCAACTACATCGTTGTGAATCGTTACGACGACCATATCCCTTTGCAGATTTTGTCCATGGTGGGAGCTGTCTCACCCGAAAGGGAGGTCGAGAAAGGCAAGGGGCTTGCCTTTGAGGCCCCGCACCTAGATGTCTAA
- a CDS encoding TIGR02147 family protein → MIFEFDNYREFLRAWVREQRSRGQPVTFQALAQQVGIQKSYFSKVLNGEADLSSDQVFLLASSLGLSEDEAHYLELLVELQRTGLADRKDFLRRKVQQMQKQFLLSSSHLSKSFSSAEGLEDYYLNPLLQVLHIGATLEDGESPPTTTRLSKSMGLAPELTKELIERLEELGVLQKDREKGWVNQMPGIHLKREHPLTKLNHYLMRAMSLFQIMRRPWNESYTLSVTFSADDQAEESIQKEFQYFLKKVEGIVSQSKNQKAYQINFDLYPWS, encoded by the coding sequence ATGATCTTTGAATTCGATAATTACCGAGAATTTTTAAGGGCTTGGGTGCGTGAGCAACGGTCCCGCGGCCAGCCGGTGACCTTTCAAGCATTGGCCCAACAGGTGGGCATCCAAAAATCCTACTTCTCCAAGGTCCTCAATGGCGAAGCCGACCTGAGCAGCGACCAGGTCTTCCTGTTGGCTTCGAGCCTGGGTCTGAGCGAAGACGAGGCCCACTATTTAGAACTTTTGGTCGAACTGCAGAGAACCGGATTGGCTGATCGCAAGGACTTCTTGAGGCGCAAAGTCCAACAGATGCAGAAGCAGTTTTTGTTGAGCAGCTCTCACCTGAGTAAGTCTTTTTCCTCGGCGGAAGGGCTTGAGGATTACTATTTGAATCCACTACTTCAAGTTCTTCACATCGGAGCCACCCTGGAAGATGGGGAGAGTCCGCCCACCACCACTCGCCTGTCAAAGAGCATGGGTTTGGCCCCCGAACTCACTAAAGAGCTGATCGAGAGATTGGAAGAGTTGGGTGTTCTGCAAAAGGACAGAGAAAAGGGTTGGGTCAATCAAATGCCCGGTATTCATCTAAAGCGTGAGCATCCATTGACCAAGCTCAACCATTACTTGATGCGGGCGATGAGCCTTTTTCAGATCATGCGCCGGCCCTGGAACGAATCCTACACCCTGTCTGTGACCTTTTCTGCTGATGATCAGGCCGAGGAATCCATTCAAAAAGAGTTCCAGTATTTCTTGAAGAAAGTGGAAGGGATTGTCTCTCAGTCCAAAAACCAAAAGGCCTACCAAATAAATTTCGACCTCTACCCATGGAGCTAG
- a CDS encoding DUF3147 family protein, whose protein sequence is MIQYAVKILVTSVLVVVIAEAAKRWTLAGALLASLPVTSILAMVWLYWDTKSVEQVSELSYSIFWVVAPSFLFFLVLPLLLKSGLNFWLSLTLSCAVMGGAYFGFVKILRSFGVV, encoded by the coding sequence ATGATTCAATATGCAGTCAAAATTCTCGTGACATCGGTCCTGGTAGTGGTGATTGCCGAGGCAGCGAAGCGGTGGACCCTGGCAGGCGCACTGTTGGCTTCACTGCCCGTGACCTCGATTCTTGCTATGGTTTGGCTCTATTGGGACACCAAAAGTGTGGAGCAGGTGAGCGAACTGTCCTATTCGATTTTTTGGGTGGTTGCGCCCAGCTTTTTGTTTTTCCTGGTTTTGCCACTTCTACTAAAGTCCGGGCTCAATTTCTGGCTGTCACTGACACTCTCCTGTGCCGTCATGGGTGGCGCTTACTTCGGCTTTGTCAAAATCCTCCGCAGCTTTGGAGTTGTTTAG